In the genome of Actinomadura graeca, one region contains:
- a CDS encoding RelA/SpoT family protein, with amino-acid sequence MATLDPANSTGSAHGALRGAAIPGAVIRDAAPPRAPGRFRLPLRRRGATAGDAAVRAALAPLLSAHRAAYPDADQAELLRGYAVAERLHRGQLRRSGAPYITHPLAVAMILAGMGMDTTTLVAALLHDTVEDTPFTLGEVRAEFGEEIAVLVDGVTKLDGGRWGERAEAETFRKIVLSAADDLRVLVIKLADRLHNLRTLRFQPEHKRARYAKASHELLVPFAERLGIHVLKREMDDLAFAARSPGAHAATGSAVRAALGDAAGAFGPAILRLRRSLAEHGVHATMRIRPSHLYAVHQSFGGRLTGLRPCEAARLLLVVDGAERDCYIALGAVHAALHPVAGQVRDFIATPKHNMYRSLHTRVISPDGDPFEVIVRSRAMHPVAEYGIVAHIRDAGDDAATADAVAGRRDLVWLSRLLAWQSDAPSADFLDSLRADLAAGNVAAFTPRGEAVALPAGATALDFAYALEPALGDRCIGAVVNGRLAPMSVQVRSGNVVEILTDPAGRPSEDWLEFAVAVPARVRIQQCLALRHAEEAAEAGRRRLVQALAGRHVDLLAAEARGDSLAVARSLGYDEIDEMYGALTTGSLRLDDLVARFVGG; translated from the coding sequence ATGGCGACCCTCGATCCGGCGAACTCCACAGGCTCCGCCCACGGCGCCCTCCGCGGCGCCGCGATCCCGGGCGCCGTGATCCGGGACGCCGCGCCCCCGCGGGCACCCGGGCGGTTCCGCCTGCCGCTGCGCCGCCGGGGCGCCACCGCCGGAGACGCCGCCGTCCGCGCCGCCCTCGCCCCGCTGCTGTCGGCGCACCGCGCCGCCTACCCGGACGCCGACCAGGCCGAGCTGCTGCGCGGGTACGCGGTCGCCGAGCGGCTCCACCGGGGCCAGCTCCGCAGGTCCGGCGCCCCCTACATCACCCACCCGCTCGCGGTCGCGATGATCCTCGCCGGGATGGGCATGGACACCACCACCCTCGTCGCCGCCCTCCTGCACGACACCGTCGAGGACACCCCCTTCACCCTCGGCGAGGTCCGCGCCGAGTTCGGCGAGGAGATCGCCGTGCTGGTGGACGGCGTGACCAAGCTCGACGGCGGCCGCTGGGGCGAGCGCGCCGAGGCCGAGACGTTCCGCAAGATCGTGCTGTCGGCCGCCGACGACCTGCGGGTCCTGGTGATCAAACTCGCGGACCGGCTGCACAACCTGCGCACGCTGCGGTTCCAGCCGGAACACAAGCGCGCCCGCTACGCCAAGGCGTCCCACGAGCTGCTCGTCCCGTTCGCCGAGCGGCTCGGCATCCACGTCCTCAAACGGGAGATGGACGACCTGGCCTTCGCCGCGCGCTCCCCCGGCGCGCACGCCGCCACCGGATCCGCCGTCCGCGCCGCGCTGGGCGACGCCGCCGGCGCGTTCGGCCCCGCCATCCTGCGGCTCCGCCGCTCCCTCGCCGAGCACGGCGTCCACGCGACGATGCGGATCAGGCCGTCCCACCTGTACGCGGTGCACCAGTCGTTCGGCGGCCGGCTCACCGGGCTGCGTCCGTGCGAGGCCGCGCGCCTCCTCCTGGTCGTCGACGGCGCCGAACGCGACTGCTACATCGCGCTCGGCGCGGTGCACGCCGCGCTGCACCCCGTCGCGGGCCAGGTCCGCGACTTCATCGCCACGCCCAAGCACAACATGTACCGGTCGCTGCACACCCGGGTGATCAGCCCCGACGGCGACCCGTTCGAGGTCATCGTCCGCAGCCGCGCCATGCACCCGGTCGCCGAGTACGGCATCGTCGCCCACATCCGCGACGCCGGCGACGACGCCGCCACCGCCGACGCCGTCGCGGGCCGCCGCGACCTCGTCTGGCTGAGCCGGCTGCTCGCCTGGCAGTCCGACGCGCCGTCCGCCGACTTCCTGGACAGCCTGCGCGCCGACCTCGCCGCGGGGAACGTCGCCGCGTTCACCCCGCGCGGCGAGGCCGTCGCGCTGCCCGCGGGCGCCACCGCCCTCGACTTCGCCTACGCGCTGGAGCCCGCGCTCGGCGACCGCTGCATCGGCGCCGTCGTCAACGGGCGGCTCGCCCCGATGTCGGTGCAGGTCCGCAGCGGCAACGTCGTGGAGATCCTCACCGACCCGGCCGGCCGCCCGTCCGAGGACTGGCTGGAGTTCGCGGTGGCCGTGCCCGCCCGCGTCCGCATCCAGCAGTGCCTGGCGCTGCGGCACGCCGAGGAGGCCGCCGAGGCGGGGCGGCGGCGCCTCGTCCAGGCCCTCGCGGGACGGCACGTCGACCTGCTCGCCGCCGAGGCGCGCGGCGACTCCCTCGCCGTCGCCCGCTCCCTCGGCTACGACGAGATCGACGAGATGTACGGCGCGCTGACCACCGGGTCGCTGCGCCTGGACGACCTCGTCGCCCGATTCGTCGGCGGCTGA
- the glnII gene encoding glutamine synthetase: MSYKAEYIWIDGTEPTARLRSKTRILADGADLPDWGFDGSSTNQAPGDRSDCVLKPVFSCPDPIRGGDHKLVLCEVYLVDGTPHETNTRAKLRPVAEKYEAQDSWYGIEQEYTFFKDGRPLGFPERGFPAPQGFYYCGVGADEVFGREIVEAHLDACVEAGLKISGINAEVMPGQWEFQIGPAGPLEVGDHLWVARWLLYRIAEDFDVSATLDPKPVEGDWNGAGAHTNFSTKAMREGYDAIITACEALASKAQEHVAGYGADIERRLTGMHETAPWSEFSYGVSDRGASVRIPWQVEVDKKGYIEDRRPNANVDPYVVARLITGTCCEALENAGQV; this comes from the coding sequence TTGAGCTACAAGGCCGAGTACATCTGGATCGACGGCACCGAGCCGACCGCGCGGCTGCGGTCGAAGACGAGGATCCTCGCGGACGGCGCCGACCTGCCGGACTGGGGGTTCGACGGCTCCAGCACCAACCAGGCCCCGGGCGACAGGTCCGACTGCGTCCTCAAGCCCGTGTTCTCGTGTCCGGACCCCATCCGCGGTGGTGACCACAAGCTGGTCCTGTGCGAGGTGTACCTGGTGGACGGGACGCCCCACGAGACCAACACGCGCGCCAAGCTCCGTCCGGTGGCCGAGAAGTACGAGGCGCAGGACTCCTGGTACGGGATCGAGCAGGAGTACACCTTCTTCAAGGACGGGCGCCCGCTGGGCTTCCCGGAGCGCGGCTTCCCGGCCCCGCAGGGGTTCTACTACTGCGGCGTGGGCGCCGACGAGGTCTTCGGGCGCGAGATCGTCGAGGCGCACCTGGACGCCTGCGTCGAGGCCGGGCTGAAGATCTCCGGCATCAACGCCGAGGTCATGCCCGGTCAGTGGGAGTTCCAGATCGGCCCGGCGGGGCCGCTGGAGGTCGGCGACCACCTGTGGGTCGCGCGCTGGCTGCTCTACCGCATCGCCGAGGACTTCGACGTCTCCGCGACCCTGGACCCCAAGCCGGTCGAGGGCGACTGGAACGGCGCGGGGGCGCACACCAACTTCTCCACCAAGGCGATGCGCGAGGGCTACGACGCCATCATCACCGCGTGCGAGGCCCTGGCCTCGAAGGCGCAGGAGCACGTGGCGGGGTACGGCGCCGACATCGAGCGGCGGCTGACCGGGATGCACGAGACGGCGCCGTGGAGCGAGTTCAGCTACGGCGTGTCCGACCGCGGCGCGTCGGTGCGGATCCCCTGGCAGGTCGAGGTGGACAAGAAGGGCTACATCGAGGACCGCCGTCCGAACGCCAACGTCGACCCGTACGTGGTGGCCCGCCTGATCACCGGCACCTGCTGCGAGGCGCTGGAGAACGCCGGCCAGGTCTGA
- a CDS encoding Crp/Fnr family transcriptional regulator — MTDLKSLLPENGWARLAGTGTAKTFSPREILLRQGYVDDHLILLLHGRVKVTWLGADGNEIVLAIRGSGDLIGEIALLSGQGHSANVSAIDRCATRLISSGEFNDAIRELDCEKAVMHHALSRLHENEIFRAELPTLPAEQRVLRTLLRLAVSPAARRRADPVEVPLDQAEFGRTVGLSRGHVSTDLGKLRSLGLIETCRGRILIHDMDALRRMSSGNPADSPSPVSDP; from the coding sequence ATGACCGATCTGAAATCCCTTCTGCCTGAGAACGGCTGGGCACGGCTGGCGGGGACCGGTACCGCCAAAACCTTCTCGCCACGTGAGATCCTGCTCCGTCAGGGATATGTGGACGATCATCTGATCCTGTTATTGCACGGACGGGTCAAGGTGACCTGGCTCGGCGCGGACGGCAACGAGATCGTCCTCGCGATCCGGGGGTCGGGTGACCTCATCGGCGAGATCGCCCTGCTGAGCGGGCAGGGGCACTCGGCGAACGTCTCGGCCATCGACCGCTGCGCGACCAGGCTCATCTCCTCCGGCGAGTTCAACGACGCGATCAGGGAGCTGGACTGCGAGAAGGCGGTCATGCACCACGCGCTCAGCCGCCTCCACGAGAACGAGATCTTCCGGGCCGAGCTGCCGACGCTGCCGGCCGAGCAGCGCGTCCTCCGGACACTGCTGCGCCTGGCCGTCTCCCCCGCGGCGCGCCGCCGCGCGGACCCGGTCGAGGTGCCCCTCGACCAGGCGGAATTCGGCCGCACGGTGGGCCTCTCCCGCGGCCACGTGTCCACGGACCTGGGCAAACTGCGCTCCCTGGGCCTCATCGAGACATGCCGGGGCCGGATCCTCATCCACGACATGGACGCGCTCCGGCGGATGTCGAGCGGAAATCCCGCCGATTCGCCGAGCCCAGTGTCCGATCCATGA
- a CDS encoding aldehyde dehydrogenase family protein, with protein MSTRAQLFINGEWTGAADGAEFTTSDPATGKVLGVCAEGGPQDVDKAVDAARAALEDPSWASIPPSARARLLWRVADLIEEHEAELAELETRDQGQPLGVAHSVSVTGAAEHFRYFAGWCTKIEGSVSPISFPDTLHYVRREPVGVCALITPWNFPLMIAAWKLAPALACGNTVIIKPAEQTPLTTVRLVELCERAGFPPGVVNLITGGPSAGKALVAHPRVDKISFTGSSSVGREIVKASAGNLKRVTLELGGKAPSVIARDADIDLAVAGNLQGALLNSGQVCAAYTRLYVDRRRADEFTEKLAQAASTLRLGPGLDPETQIGPLVSLEHLTQVDSYVHTGEKQGAQLVTGGERADGPLSDGFFYRPTVFGGVTDDMTIAREEIFGPVLPVLTYDDAEELSARANDTDFGLAASLWTSDLATAHRLAADIRAGAVFVNMLPIPDAAAPWGGFKSSGWGREMGPYAIDAYTEVKGVWVHLGNS; from the coding sequence ATGAGCACGCGAGCCCAGCTCTTCATCAACGGTGAGTGGACCGGGGCCGCCGACGGCGCCGAGTTCACCACGTCCGACCCCGCCACCGGGAAGGTGCTCGGAGTCTGCGCCGAGGGCGGGCCACAGGACGTCGACAAGGCGGTGGACGCGGCTCGCGCGGCCCTGGAGGACCCCTCCTGGGCGTCCATCCCACCGAGCGCGCGCGCCCGTCTCCTCTGGCGCGTCGCCGATCTGATCGAGGAGCACGAGGCCGAGCTGGCCGAGCTGGAGACCCGCGACCAGGGCCAGCCCCTCGGCGTCGCCCACTCGGTGAGCGTCACCGGCGCCGCCGAGCACTTCCGCTACTTCGCCGGCTGGTGCACCAAGATCGAGGGCTCGGTCTCCCCGATCTCCTTCCCCGACACGCTGCACTACGTACGCCGCGAGCCGGTCGGCGTCTGCGCGCTCATCACCCCGTGGAACTTCCCGCTGATGATCGCCGCCTGGAAGCTGGCCCCGGCCCTCGCCTGCGGCAACACCGTGATCATCAAGCCGGCCGAGCAGACGCCCCTCACGACCGTCCGGCTGGTCGAGCTGTGCGAGCGGGCGGGCTTCCCGCCCGGCGTGGTCAACCTGATCACCGGCGGCCCGTCCGCCGGCAAGGCCCTGGTCGCGCACCCCCGGGTCGACAAGATCTCCTTCACCGGCTCCAGCTCCGTGGGCCGCGAGATCGTCAAGGCGTCCGCGGGCAACCTCAAGCGCGTCACCCTCGAACTCGGCGGCAAGGCCCCGAGCGTCATCGCCCGCGACGCCGACATCGACCTCGCCGTCGCCGGCAACCTGCAGGGCGCCCTCCTCAACAGCGGCCAGGTCTGCGCCGCCTACACCCGCCTCTACGTCGACCGCCGCCGCGCCGACGAGTTCACCGAGAAGCTCGCACAGGCGGCCTCCACCCTCCGCCTCGGCCCCGGCCTGGACCCCGAGACCCAGATCGGTCCCCTCGTCTCCCTGGAACACCTCACCCAGGTCGACTCCTACGTCCACACCGGCGAGAAACAGGGCGCCCAGCTCGTCACCGGCGGCGAGCGCGCCGACGGCCCCCTCTCCGACGGCTTCTTCTACCGCCCCACCGTCTTCGGCGGCGTCACCGACGACATGACCATCGCCCGCGAAGAGATCTTCGGCCCCGTCCTGCCCGTCCTGACCTACGACGACGCCGAGGAACTCTCCGCCCGCGCCAACGACACCGACTTCGGCCTGGCCGCCTCCCTGTGGACCAGCGACCTCGCCACCGCCCACCGCCTCGCCGCCGACATCCGCGCCGGCGCCGTCTTCGTCAACATGCTCCCCATCCCCGACGCCGCCGCCCCCTGGGGCGGCTTCAAGTCCAGCGGCTGGGGCCGCGAGATGGGCCCCTACGCCATCGACGCCTACACCGAGGTCAAGGGGGTCTGGGTCCACCTGGGCAACTCCTGA
- a CDS encoding helix-turn-helix domain-containing protein, with amino-acid sequence MSMLIRTADLPVRERFDFWRSSVSEMFVPLRSDTTLPDHFDGRMRGCELGALKVAEIAATSHVVRRTGAQIAQSDPGYYKLGVQLSGYCLLTQDGREAALVPGDFTIYDTTRPYTLAFDDSYRQLVLMVPRRLLHLPEEAIAGITATRISGRQGVGALLSPFLVQLARHLDELDDQGGVRLGDNIVDLLVTLLAERLDVTAPTPDASRRALLIRVRAYIERHLDDPDLSPDGIAAAHFVSSRHLYKLFREEGTTVSMWIKQRRLEHCRRDLRDPLQLNRPVSAIGARWGFVDAAHFSRLFKAAYGASPREYRVTITGA; translated from the coding sequence ATGTCCATGCTCATTCGTACCGCAGATCTGCCCGTCCGGGAGCGCTTTGATTTCTGGCGCAGCTCGGTGTCGGAGATGTTCGTCCCGCTGCGCTCGGACACGACTCTCCCGGACCATTTCGACGGCCGCATGCGCGGCTGCGAGCTGGGGGCGTTGAAGGTGGCCGAGATCGCGGCCACCTCGCACGTCGTGCGCCGCACCGGCGCCCAGATCGCCCAGTCCGACCCCGGCTACTACAAGCTGGGCGTCCAGCTCAGCGGGTACTGCCTGCTCACGCAGGACGGGCGCGAGGCGGCGCTCGTCCCCGGCGACTTCACGATCTACGACACGACCCGGCCCTACACGCTGGCGTTCGACGACTCCTACCGCCAGCTCGTCCTGATGGTCCCGCGCCGCCTCCTGCACCTGCCGGAGGAGGCCATCGCCGGGATCACCGCGACCCGGATCTCCGGCCGCCAGGGCGTGGGGGCGCTGCTGTCGCCGTTCCTCGTCCAGCTCGCCCGGCACCTGGACGAACTCGACGACCAGGGCGGGGTGCGGCTCGGCGACAACATCGTGGACCTCCTCGTGACGCTGCTCGCCGAGCGCCTGGACGTCACCGCCCCCACCCCCGACGCGAGCCGCCGCGCCCTGCTGATCCGCGTCCGCGCCTACATCGAGCGCCACCTCGACGACCCGGACCTGTCCCCGGACGGCATCGCCGCCGCCCACTTCGTCTCGTCCCGGCACCTGTACAAGCTGTTCCGGGAGGAGGGCACCACGGTCTCGATGTGGATCAAACAGCGCCGGCTGGAGCACTGCCGCCGCGACCTGCGTGACCCCCTCCAGCTGAACCGCCCGGTCAGCGCCATCGGAGCACGCTGGGGCTTCGTCGACGCCGCCCACTTCAGCCGCCTGTTCAAGGCCGCCTACGGCGCCAGCCCCCGCGAGTACCGGGTGACGATCACCGGGGCGTGA
- a CDS encoding nuclear transport factor 2 family protein — protein MSEASDIIKAHYAASDRGDLDGMVEAFADDVAWTEMAGFPYAGTYVGVDAIKAGVFGRLGKEWEGFSADPDEIVDGEDGTVVGIGHYSGTYRATGRSMRVRFVHVWRVKNGKVTGFEQFCDTHLVRAAMD, from the coding sequence ATGAGCGAGGCGTCCGACATCATCAAGGCCCACTACGCGGCCTCCGACCGGGGCGACCTGGACGGCATGGTCGAGGCGTTCGCCGACGATGTCGCGTGGACCGAGATGGCCGGATTCCCCTACGCGGGCACCTATGTCGGCGTGGACGCGATCAAGGCCGGCGTCTTCGGCCGCCTGGGCAAGGAGTGGGAGGGCTTCAGCGCCGACCCCGACGAGATCGTCGACGGCGAGGACGGCACCGTGGTCGGGATCGGCCACTACTCCGGCACCTACCGGGCCACCGGACGGTCCATGCGGGTCCGCTTCGTCCATGTGTGGCGAGTCAAGAACGGTAAGGTCACGGGTTTTGAGCAGTTCTGTGACACGCACCTTGTCCGCGCGGCGATGGACTGA